One region of Bombus affinis isolate iyBomAffi1 chromosome 5, iyBomAffi1.2, whole genome shotgun sequence genomic DNA includes:
- the LOC126916547 gene encoding carboxypeptidase N subunit 2-like, which yields MASRGPSTTTLPTAIALAVAMSVMANGLCPTQCHCDDESLHASCAYASLEVVPIQLNPEIRHLDLSNNRVGNIHLSFGFYGNLETLDLTSNAIHTLGSDNFVFQKNLVTLNVSSNAVRALAKNSLQGLDSLKELNLASNNISDMDEQAFKTTSELEILNLSDNSITSLPEGLLKNLHKIRTLILHGNFLLEIPTDNLALAPSLENVDLSDNLIQELDRDSLPSLPLLVSLNLANNVIRNIADDAFDRLPDLLHLDLSGNNLTSVPTSALARLNVLSNLILSRNPLGTLEAGGFRNLFELRSLELNDCTIINVHARAFADNVNLERISLDGNRGLKELPARVLYSARYLKWVSLRRCSLSTLQPTQFPVDGLSSLRVGGNPLVCNCSVHWLWNVIRAEERRNESRLELDTHDIICTDEEFAGKALIALSEGSLRCRLNPLYLSLSVAGCVAATATIMALIAHVTRSKRKKRLAYAAPNRPEFLVYVGRNNDELDKNAESYSRRLLARNEDTPYDTPRGKPGQRSPQPQDTNIYETPRYTRPTTNRRDTGTDPTFARQAEEGVYAVADVTDLRDEPPEVLSLYRMQSPAAPRSNVHRLDYGYDYEYDYDYEPPLPQKPHVVFV from the coding sequence ATGGCATCACGTGGACCGTCGACGACGACGCTGCCAACCGCGATAGCGTTGGCCGTCGCGATGTCAGTGATGGCGAACGGTCTTTGTCCAACGCAATGCCATTGCGACGACGAGAGCTTGCACGCGTCCTGTGCTTACGCAAGCCTCGAGGTCGTTCCGATCCAATTGAACCCGGAGATCAGACACTTGGATCTGTCCAACAATCGTGTCGGCAATATTCACCTGTCGTTCGGTTTCTACGGTAACCTGGAAACGCTTGATCTCACGTCGAACGCTATCCACACGTTGGGCTCGGACAATTTCGTCTTCCAAAAGAATCTGGTCACATTGAACGTAAGCAGTAACGCCGTCAGAGCCTTGGCCAAGAATTCCTTGCAAGGTTTAGACTCTTTGAAGGAATTAAACTTAGCCAGCAACAATATCTCCGATATGGACGAGCAAGCGTTCAAAACCACCAGTGAACTAGAAATCTTGAATCTAAGCGACAACTCGATCACCAGTTTGCCAGAAGGATTATTAAAAAATCTGCACAAAATCCGGACGTTGATCTTGCACGGTAACTTTCTGTTAGAGATCCCCACCGACAATTTAGCTCTGGCTCCGAGCTTGGAGAACGTCGACCTATCCGACAATTTGATCCAGGAGCTTGACAGGGACTCGTTGCCGTCGTTGCCCTTGTTAGTATCGTTAAACCTGGCGAACAACGTTATCAGAAATATTGCTGACGACGCGTTCGACCGATTACCTGACCTACTGCACCTAGATCTGTCCGGAAACAATCTGACATCCGTACCCACGTCCGCACTGGCTAGGCTGAACGTTTTATCGAACCTGATTCTTAGTCGTAATCCACTAGGTACTTTAGAAGCCGGTGGATTTCGCAATCTATTTGAGCTAAGAAGCCTGGAGCTGAACGATTGCACGATCATTAACGTGCACGCGCGAGCGTTCGCTGACAACGTGAACCTGGAACGAATCTCGTTGGATGGTAATCGAGGTTTGAAAGAGCTACCAGCAAGGGTTCTCTATAGCGCCAGATATCTGAAATGGGTCTCTCTACGTCGATGCAGCCTGTCGACCCTGCAGCCCACGCAATTCCCTGTGGACGGCCTGTCGTCTCTTCGCGTCGGTGGCAATCCCCTGGTCTGCAATTGCTCTGTGCACTGGCTGTGGAACGTTATCAGAGCGGAAGAGCGGCGGAACGAGTCGAGGCTCGAGTTAGATACCCACGATATCATCTGTACCGACGAGGAATTCGCCGGGAAAGCCCTAATCGCTCTGTCGGAGGGTTCGTTGCGGTGTCGGCTCAATCCTCTCTATCTGTCGTTGTCAGTAGCCGGTTGTGTAGCCGCGACGGCGACTATTATGGCGCTGATAGCGCATGTGACGCGGTCCAAGAGGAAGAAACGTCTGGCGTACGCGGCGCCCAATCGACCGGAATTCCTTGTCTACGTGGGCAGGAACAACGACGAACTGGACAAGAATGCGGAATCGTACAGCAGACGGCTGTTGGCTCGGAACGAGGACACGCCGTACGATACTCCACGCGGGAAGCCGGGACAAAGAAGCCCGCAACCGCAGGATACGAACATCTACGAGACGCCTAGGTACACCAGACCGACGACTAATCGTCGCGATACTGGCACCGATCCGACGTTTGCCAGGCAGGCGGAAGAGGGTGTATACGCGGTGGCTGACGTCACCGATCTTCGCGACGAACCACCGGAAGTGCTGTCGCTTTATCGCATGCAGAGCCCCGCAGCTCCCAGATCGAACGTTCACCGACTGGATTATGGTTATGATTACGAGTACGATTACGATTACGAACCGCCGCTTCCTCAAAAACCTCACGTGGTGTTCGTTTGA